One region of Olleya sp. Hel_I_94 genomic DNA includes:
- a CDS encoding IPExxxVDY family protein, whose amino-acid sequence MAVRKLSLDDFLEEEHYALIGIHCVIEDYRLAFLINQTLDIKLRRRLDDLTNPSLNSSYALFEWFDEKQLTTYHLVANTCKVQHNNLQQQSNSLFGEDSTGATNFYLLPEFKKVNYLLKIETEFHNKEKIILNNILRIPQVVTAYSIDTDALKSKDNLIFN is encoded by the coding sequence ATGGCTGTTCGGAAACTCTCCTTAGATGATTTTTTAGAAGAAGAGCATTACGCATTAATAGGTATTCATTGCGTAATAGAAGACTATAGATTAGCTTTTTTAATAAATCAAACATTAGATATTAAACTTAGAAGACGGTTAGACGACCTAACCAATCCAAGTTTAAATTCCAGTTATGCATTGTTTGAGTGGTTTGACGAAAAACAACTTACCACATACCACCTAGTAGCCAATACATGTAAGGTACAGCATAATAATTTACAGCAACAATCAAATTCGTTATTTGGAGAAGACTCAACAGGTGCAACTAATTTTTATTTGTTACCAGAATTTAAAAAAGTAAATTATCTTCTTAAAATAGAAACCGAATTCCATAATAAAGAAAAAATTATTTTAAATAACATTCTAAGGATTCCACAAGTAGTGACTGCTTACAGTATAGACACAGATGCTTTAAAATCCAAGGACAATTTAATATTCAACTAA
- a CDS encoding CYTH domain-containing protein, with protein MIEIERKFLVKSNAFKAEAFKLTKITQGFLSTDKKRTVRVRLKDNQGFLTIKGESSSSGLSRFEWEKEITKVEAEQLLLLCKKGVIDKTRYEVKVDEHTFEVDEFYADNQGLVIAEVELNHENETFVKPEWLGDEVTGDIKYYNSQLIENPYCSW; from the coding sequence ATGATAGAAATAGAACGTAAATTTTTAGTCAAATCTAATGCCTTTAAAGCAGAAGCATTTAAACTCACCAAAATTACGCAAGGTTTTTTAAGTACTGACAAAAAAAGAACTGTAAGGGTAAGACTTAAAGATAATCAAGGGTTTTTAACTATAAAAGGAGAATCCTCAAGCAGTGGATTGTCTAGGTTTGAATGGGAGAAAGAAATCACAAAAGTAGAAGCAGAACAATTATTATTACTTTGCAAAAAAGGAGTAATTGATAAAACACGTTACGAAGTAAAAGTAGATGAGCATACGTTTGAAGTGGATGAGTTTTATGCAGATAACCAAGGGTTGGTCATTGCAGAAGTTGAGTTAAATCATGAAAACGAAACTTTTGTTAAACCGGAATGGTTAGGTGATGAAGTGACTGGAGATATTAAATATTACAATTCACAACTTATTGAAAACCCATATTGTTCTTGGTAA
- a CDS encoding PfkB family carbohydrate kinase — MSKLVIVGTVAFDAIETPFGKTDKILGGAATYIGLSAANFDVDQAAVSVVGGDFPQEYLDLLTDRKVNIEGIEIVKDGKTFFWSGKYHNDMNSRDTLATELNVLEHFNPVVPQNYRDAEIVMLGNLHPLVQQGVLDQMTKKPKLAILDTMNFWMDIALDDLLAVIKNVDVITINDEEARQLTGEYSLVVAARKIHEMGPKYVVIKKGEHGALLFHDDHMFYAPALPLEEVFDPTGAGDTFAGGFAGYLASTGDISFENMKNAVIYGSTLASFCVEKFGTERMIDLKKDEVNNRLKEFKKLTHFDIELK; from the coding sequence ATGAGCAAGTTAGTAATAGTAGGTACAGTAGCATTTGACGCAATAGAAACTCCTTTTGGTAAAACCGATAAAATTCTTGGTGGAGCAGCAACCTATATAGGGTTATCTGCAGCAAATTTTGATGTAGATCAAGCAGCAGTGTCTGTTGTTGGTGGAGATTTTCCTCAGGAATATTTAGATCTTTTAACAGATAGAAAAGTAAATATTGAAGGTATCGAGATTGTAAAAGACGGTAAAACATTTTTTTGGAGTGGAAAATATCACAACGACATGAACTCTCGTGATACTTTAGCAACTGAATTAAACGTATTAGAGCATTTTAACCCTGTAGTACCACAAAATTATCGTGATGCGGAGATTGTAATGTTAGGTAATTTACACCCTTTAGTACAACAAGGTGTTTTAGACCAAATGACTAAAAAGCCAAAATTAGCTATTTTAGATACTATGAATTTCTGGATGGACATCGCATTAGACGATTTACTTGCAGTGATTAAAAATGTAGATGTAATTACTATTAATGATGAAGAAGCAAGACAATTAACTGGAGAATACAGTTTAGTTGTTGCTGCTAGAAAGATTCATGAAATGGGACCAAAATATGTAGTTATCAAAAAAGGAGAGCATGGTGCTTTACTTTTCCATGATGACCATATGTTTTATGCACCTGCTTTACCATTGGAAGAAGTATTTGATCCAACTGGAGCAGGAGACACTTTTGCTGGTGGATTTGCTGGTTATTTAGCAAGTACAGGAGACATTAGTTTTGAAAACATGAAAAACGCAGTAATCTACGGATCTACTTTAGCCTCTTTTTGTGTCGAAAAATTTGGAACTGAGCGCATGATTGACCTTAAAAAAGACGAGGTCAACAACCGACTAAAAGAATTTAAAAAATTAACACATTTCGATATCGAATTAAAATAA
- a CDS encoding phosphoribosylglycinamide formyltransferase translates to MKRVVIFASGSGSNAENLIRFFQNRDNASVIQVLTNNPHAKVLDRCKKLKVSALSFNKTAFTETDDVLNILKSNTPDLIILAGFLWKFPEKILKNFPNKVINVHPALLPKFGGKGMYGMYVHQAVINNKETETGITIHYVNENYDEGAIIFQSKCEVLASDTAQDVADKIHELEMKHFPEVVDQLLKK, encoded by the coding sequence ATGAAACGTGTAGTAATTTTTGCGTCCGGAAGCGGATCTAATGCTGAAAATTTAATAAGGTTTTTTCAAAATAGAGACAATGCGTCTGTTATTCAGGTATTAACTAACAATCCTCATGCCAAAGTTTTAGATCGCTGTAAAAAATTGAAAGTTAGCGCTTTATCTTTCAACAAAACAGCCTTTACAGAGACAGATGATGTATTAAATATTCTTAAATCTAATACACCTGATTTAATTATTTTAGCTGGTTTTTTATGGAAATTTCCAGAAAAAATACTAAAAAACTTTCCAAATAAAGTCATCAATGTACATCCAGCTTTATTACCAAAATTTGGTGGAAAAGGCATGTATGGAATGTATGTGCATCAAGCTGTAATTAATAATAAAGAAACAGAAACAGGTATCACAATTCATTACGTAAACGAGAATTATGACGAAGGTGCGATCATATTTCAATCAAAATGTGAGGTTTTAGCTTCAGACACTGCACAAGATGTTGCAGACAAGATTCATGAATTAGAGATGAAACATTTTCCGGAAGTGGTTGATCAACTATTAAAAAAATAA
- a CDS encoding viroplasmin family protein, with translation MSKKKKKYYTVWQGHHKGVFETWNDCKAQIKDYPGAQYKSFATFDAAKEALKGNYFDYIGKKEDFKSELSHEQLKKIGRPNYNSISVDAASSGNPGIMEYRGVDTKTKKQLFKQGPFEQGTNNLGEFLALVHGLSFLKKHNSDRIIYTDSKTAMSWVRKKTCNSKLERNAKNKPVYDLVDRAVAWLKANDYKTTIVKWETKAWGEIPADFGRK, from the coding sequence ATGAGTAAAAAGAAGAAAAAATATTATACCGTTTGGCAAGGACACCATAAAGGCGTTTTTGAAACTTGGAATGATTGTAAAGCACAAATTAAAGACTATCCAGGTGCGCAATATAAGTCCTTTGCTACTTTTGACGCTGCCAAAGAAGCCTTGAAAGGTAACTACTTTGACTATATTGGAAAAAAAGAAGATTTTAAAAGTGAGTTAAGCCATGAACAGCTTAAAAAAATTGGACGTCCAAATTATAATTCTATCTCTGTGGATGCAGCTTCTTCTGGTAATCCAGGTATAATGGAATATAGAGGTGTAGACACCAAAACCAAGAAACAATTATTTAAACAAGGACCATTTGAGCAAGGCACAAACAATCTAGGTGAGTTTTTGGCTTTAGTACATGGTTTAAGTTTTTTAAAAAAACATAATAGCGACCGTATTATATATACAGACTCCAAAACAGCTATGAGTTGGGTACGCAAAAAAACGTGTAATAGTAAGCTTGAGCGTAACGCAAAAAATAAACCAGTTTATGATTTGGTAGATCGTGCTGTAGCTTGGCTAAAAGCTAACGATTATAAAACTACTATTGTTAAATGGGAAACTAAAGCTTGGGGAGAAATACCTGCGGATTTTGGAAGGAAGTAA
- the pyk gene encoding pyruvate kinase, with the protein MPIRKKTKIVATLGPATSSKEVLKGMLDEGANVFRINFSHADYKDVEERVKMIRELNDEFGYNASILGDLQGPKLRVGVMKGEVIVNPGDEIVFATGKRFEGTKDRVYMTYDRFPQDAKPGERILLDDGKLIFEVLSTDKKSEVKAKVIQGGPLKSKKGVNLPNTNISQPALTEKDVEDAIFACKLGVDWMALSFVRHAEDLMQLQELIKKHSDHKIPIIAKIEKPEAVENIDKIVAYCDGLMVARGDLGVEIPAEEVPLVQKQLVLRAKRARIPVIIATQMMETMITSLTPTRAEVNDVANSVMDGADAVMLSGETSVGQYPVQVIRQMSNIIKSVENSELIKVPQSPPHIRTNRYITKSICYHAAHMANDIDAKAISTLTNSGYTAFQISAWRPKSHILVFTSNKRILTQLNLLWGVTAFYYDKFVSTDETIEDVNAIACKKGFLEVGDMLISLAAMPIQEKGMVNTLRVTEITSCSF; encoded by the coding sequence ATGCCAATAAGAAAAAAAACTAAGATCGTTGCAACTTTAGGACCAGCAACTAGCAGCAAAGAGGTATTAAAAGGTATGTTAGACGAAGGTGCTAATGTATTTAGAATCAACTTCTCTCACGCAGATTATAAAGACGTTGAAGAACGTGTAAAAATGATACGAGAGCTAAACGACGAGTTTGGTTATAATGCTTCCATATTAGGAGACTTGCAAGGACCAAAACTTCGTGTAGGAGTGATGAAGGGAGAGGTAATTGTAAATCCTGGAGACGAGATTGTTTTTGCAACAGGTAAACGTTTTGAAGGGACTAAAGATCGTGTATACATGACTTATGACCGTTTTCCGCAGGATGCAAAACCAGGAGAACGTATCCTTTTAGATGACGGAAAATTAATTTTTGAAGTACTATCAACAGATAAAAAATCAGAAGTAAAAGCCAAGGTAATTCAAGGTGGACCATTAAAATCTAAAAAAGGAGTTAACCTTCCTAATACAAATATCTCTCAGCCAGCTTTAACAGAAAAAGACGTCGAAGACGCTATTTTTGCATGTAAGTTAGGAGTCGATTGGATGGCCTTATCATTTGTGCGTCATGCAGAGGATTTAATGCAATTACAAGAACTAATAAAAAAACATAGCGATCATAAAATTCCGATTATTGCAAAAATCGAAAAACCAGAAGCAGTAGAAAACATAGACAAAATTGTAGCCTATTGTGACGGATTAATGGTAGCACGTGGTGATCTTGGAGTAGAGATTCCTGCAGAAGAAGTACCATTAGTTCAAAAACAACTAGTACTACGTGCAAAACGTGCCAGAATACCAGTAATTATAGCAACACAAATGATGGAAACTATGATTACTAGTTTAACACCAACACGAGCAGAAGTTAATGACGTTGCAAACAGTGTAATGGATGGTGCAGATGCAGTAATGCTATCAGGAGAGACAAGTGTAGGACAATACCCTGTGCAAGTTATCAGACAAATGTCTAACATTATCAAAAGTGTAGAAAACTCTGAGCTAATAAAGGTACCACAATCACCACCACACATACGTACCAACAGATATATTACAAAATCCATATGTTATCACGCAGCACACATGGCTAATGATATTGACGCAAAAGCAATATCAACATTAACCAATAGTGGATACACAGCGTTTCAGATATCAGCATGGAGACCAAAATCACATATATTAGTATTTACCTCAAACAAGCGTATATTAACGCAGTTAAATTTACTTTGGGGAGTAACAGCGTTTTATTACGACAAGTTTGTTAGCACAGACGAGACCATAGAAGACGTAAACGCTATTGCATGTAAAAAAGGGTTTTTAGAAGTAGGAGACATGTTAATAAGTTTAGCAGCCATGCCAATTCAAGAAAAAGGAATGGTAAACACGCTAAGAGTCACAGAGATTACAAGTTGTAGTTTTTAA
- the rnc gene encoding ribonuclease III → MKRIRNIFNSQSNDDGNFFVAISKILKFKPKTLKFYQTAFTHRSMNIKDEKGHIINYERLEFLGDAMLSAVIAHHLYMEVPGGDEGYLTKMRSKVVSREHLNELGKDLGLIDLVESKIPKGQFGDNIHGNLFEALIGAIYLDKGYKNCDKFIQKRVIDPYVDIEKLEGKVISYKSLLIEWCQKEKKVFDYNVYEDTGNDNIKHFSVKLSIDSKIVAKARATSKKKAEEKASKRAFFALQSQITKAGFI, encoded by the coding sequence ATGAAACGCATTCGTAACATATTTAATTCCCAATCAAATGACGATGGGAATTTTTTTGTGGCAATATCTAAAATACTAAAGTTTAAACCAAAAACTTTAAAGTTTTATCAAACAGCCTTTACGCATCGTTCCATGAATATTAAAGACGAAAAAGGACACATAATTAATTATGAACGTTTAGAGTTTTTAGGCGACGCTATGCTTAGTGCTGTGATTGCGCATCATTTATACATGGAAGTCCCTGGAGGTGATGAAGGTTATCTAACTAAAATGCGATCAAAAGTAGTTAGTCGAGAACATTTAAATGAACTTGGTAAAGATTTAGGACTTATAGATCTTGTAGAAAGTAAAATACCTAAAGGTCAATTTGGAGATAATATACATGGTAACCTATTTGAAGCGTTAATAGGTGCAATATATCTTGACAAAGGTTACAAAAACTGTGATAAGTTTATTCAAAAACGGGTTATAGATCCTTATGTTGATATCGAAAAACTAGAAGGTAAAGTCATAAGCTATAAAAGTTTATTGATAGAGTGGTGTCAAAAAGAAAAAAAGGTCTTTGACTACAATGTTTATGAAGACACTGGTAATGACAATATTAAACACTTCTCTGTAAAATTATCTATTGACTCAAAAATAGTAGCTAAGGCTAGAGCAACTTCAAAAAAGAAAGCTGAAGAAAAAGCATCCAAACGCGCCTTTTTTGCACTTCAAAGTCAAATTACTAAAGCTGGCTTTATATAA
- a CDS encoding OmpA family protein, translating into MKKIQLFIFAILLSSANGFAQSDATKSADKHFDKLEFVEAAKAYTKLVEKGEADAYVYQRLAEANYNTFNTVEAEKWYAKALETKADPEMLYKYSEMLKANGKYDASNAQMKKFASLYSTDDRAKAYTANPNYLEDILNSEAKFTAENLDFNTAASDFGGTLKDGTLYITSARNDSRRNYGWNDQPFLDIYEIAQAEDGSYAEPNLLNGKINTKYHEGVVSFSPDGNTMYFSRESFFENMYEKLETGNTKISVIQLFKATKSGDKWDKVQPLNINTNTYSVKNPSVSKDGTTLYFASDMPGGFGMYDIYKATIEADGMVGTPENLGNKINTSGQEMFPYAGSSDYLFFSSNGHLGLGNLDVFYTEYSNAGKVKNMGAPINSKADDFAFNIDADKKGYVSSNREGGKGSDDIYAINEIKALCDVDLIVTVENAETGEKLANATVVLHDAKGSVLGTQTTNAQGVATFNTDCDLDTSLKVTKAEFEDNAVTVNTKREDRLAVTVDLTPIKKIIVADKVVLDPIYFEFDKSNITPQGALELDKLVLVMNKYPEMVIYATSHTDSRGPAGYNMSLSDRRAKSTVAYIISKGIDASRISGDGKGESELLYDCGSSCTEEQHQFNRRSEFTIVSGGPKQ; encoded by the coding sequence ATGAAAAAAATACAACTATTTATATTCGCGATATTACTAAGCAGTGCCAATGGGTTTGCTCAAAGTGATGCGACCAAAAGTGCTGACAAACATTTTGATAAGTTAGAGTTTGTTGAAGCAGCTAAAGCCTATACCAAATTAGTAGAAAAAGGAGAAGCAGACGCATACGTGTACCAACGATTAGCCGAAGCAAACTACAATACATTTAATACCGTAGAAGCAGAAAAATGGTATGCTAAGGCATTAGAAACAAAAGCAGATCCAGAAATGCTTTATAAGTATTCTGAGATGTTAAAAGCAAATGGTAAATATGATGCTTCAAACGCACAAATGAAAAAATTTGCTTCGCTTTACAGCACAGACGACAGAGCTAAAGCATACACTGCTAATCCAAATTACTTAGAAGACATCTTAAACTCTGAAGCAAAATTTACTGCAGAAAATTTAGATTTTAATACAGCAGCTTCAGACTTTGGAGGGACTTTAAAAGATGGAACCCTTTATATTACCTCTGCAAGAAATGACTCTAGACGTAATTATGGATGGAATGACCAACCGTTTTTAGACATCTATGAAATAGCACAAGCAGAGGACGGAAGTTATGCTGAACCAAATTTGCTTAACGGAAAGATAAACACTAAATATCATGAAGGTGTGGTATCATTCTCACCAGACGGTAACACGATGTATTTTTCTAGAGAAAGCTTTTTTGAGAATATGTACGAAAAGCTAGAAACAGGGAACACAAAAATTAGTGTTATTCAGTTATTTAAAGCGACAAAATCTGGAGACAAATGGGATAAAGTACAACCGTTAAATATTAACACTAATACGTACTCTGTAAAAAACCCATCAGTAAGCAAAGACGGAACAACATTATACTTTGCATCTGATATGCCAGGAGGATTTGGTATGTACGACATCTACAAAGCAACTATTGAAGCTGATGGTATGGTTGGAACACCAGAAAACCTAGGAAACAAGATTAATACCTCAGGACAAGAAATGTTTCCATACGCAGGATCAAGCGACTATTTATTTTTCTCTTCAAATGGACACTTAGGTTTAGGTAACTTAGATGTATTTTATACTGAATATTCTAATGCAGGAAAAGTAAAAAATATGGGAGCACCAATAAATAGTAAAGCAGACGATTTTGCTTTTAATATTGATGCAGATAAAAAAGGTTACGTGTCTTCAAACCGTGAAGGTGGAAAAGGAAGTGATGACATTTATGCTATTAATGAAATTAAAGCCTTATGTGATGTAGACCTAATTGTAACTGTAGAAAATGCAGAAACTGGAGAAAAACTAGCTAATGCTACAGTAGTACTACATGATGCTAAAGGATCAGTATTAGGGACACAAACAACCAATGCACAAGGTGTAGCAACATTTAATACAGACTGTGACTTAGATACTAGCTTAAAAGTAACTAAAGCAGAGTTTGAAGATAACGCAGTAACTGTTAATACAAAACGAGAGGACCGTCTTGCTGTTACAGTTGACCTAACACCAATCAAGAAAATTATTGTTGCAGACAAAGTGGTGTTAGACCCAATTTACTTTGAGTTTGACAAATCTAACATTACACCACAAGGAGCATTAGAGTTAGACAAACTAGTCTTAGTGATGAATAAATACCCAGAAATGGTAATCTATGCAACATCACATACAGATAGTAGAGGTCCTGCAGGTTATAACATGAGCTTATCTGATAGAAGAGCTAAATCTACAGTAGCTTACATCATATCTAAAGGTATTGATGCAAGCAGAATATCTGGAGATGGTAAGGGAGAATCAGAGCTATTATATGACTGTGGATCTAGTTGTACAGAAGAGCAACATCAATTTAACAGACGTTCTGAGTTTACAATCGTAAGCGGTGGACCTAAACAATAA
- a CDS encoding acyl carrier protein yields MSDIASRVKAIIVDKLGVDENEVVTEASFTNDLGADSLDTVELIMEFEKEFDIQIPDDQAENIATVGQAVSYIEAAK; encoded by the coding sequence ATGTCAGACATTGCATCAAGAGTAAAAGCGATTATCGTAGACAAATTAGGTGTTGATGAAAACGAAGTTGTAACTGAAGCTAGCTTCACAAACGACTTAGGAGCAGATTCATTAGACACTGTAGAATTAATCATGGAATTTGAAAAAGAATTCGATATCCAGATTCCAGATGACCAAGCAGAAAACATTGCTACAGTAGGTCAAGCTGTATCTTATATTGAAGCTGCTAAATAA
- the fabF gene encoding beta-ketoacyl-ACP synthase II, with amino-acid sequence MELKRVVVTGLGALTPIGNTKDEYWSGLISGKSGAAPITYFDTEKFKTNFACELKNFVATDFLDRKEARKMDRFTQYAMVASDEAIADSKLDLETINKLRVGVIWGAGIGGLETFQNEVLNFAEGDGTPRFNPFFIPKMIADIAPGNISIKNGFMGPNYTTVSACASSANAMIDALNYIRLGHCDVIVTGGSEAAVTIAGMGGFNAMHALSTRNESPETASRPFDATRDGFVLGEGAGAIILEEYEHAKARGAKIYAEVLGGGMSSDAYHMTAPHPDGIGVIAVMKNCLENAGLKPEDVDHINTHGTSTPLGDVAELKAIKEVFGDHAKNININSTKSMTGHLLGAAGAIESIAAILAMEHGIVPPTINHTTIDENIDPDLNLTLNAPQKREINVAMSNTFGFGGHNACVLFKKLD; translated from the coding sequence ATGGAACTTAAGCGAGTAGTAGTTACAGGATTAGGAGCGTTAACGCCAATTGGAAACACTAAGGACGAGTATTGGTCTGGTCTTATTAGTGGTAAAAGTGGTGCTGCACCTATAACATATTTTGATACTGAAAAGTTCAAGACAAACTTTGCTTGCGAGTTAAAAAATTTCGTGGCAACTGATTTTCTAGATAGAAAAGAAGCCCGCAAAATGGACAGGTTTACGCAGTACGCAATGGTCGCATCTGATGAGGCTATTGCGGACTCTAAACTAGACTTAGAGACCATAAATAAATTAAGAGTAGGTGTAATTTGGGGAGCCGGAATTGGTGGATTAGAAACATTTCAAAATGAGGTGTTAAATTTTGCCGAAGGTGATGGTACTCCAAGATTTAATCCTTTTTTCATCCCTAAGATGATTGCAGACATTGCTCCAGGAAACATTTCTATAAAAAATGGTTTTATGGGTCCTAATTACACAACTGTATCTGCATGTGCATCTTCTGCAAACGCAATGATAGATGCCTTAAATTATATACGTTTAGGACATTGTGATGTTATTGTTACAGGAGGTAGTGAAGCAGCAGTTACAATTGCTGGAATGGGAGGATTTAATGCAATGCATGCTTTATCAACCAGAAATGAAAGTCCAGAAACAGCATCAAGACCTTTTGATGCCACTCGTGATGGATTTGTTTTAGGTGAAGGAGCAGGTGCAATTATTCTAGAAGAATATGAGCACGCTAAAGCAAGAGGAGCCAAAATCTACGCAGAAGTTTTAGGAGGCGGAATGTCCTCTGACGCTTACCACATGACTGCACCACATCCAGACGGAATTGGAGTAATTGCAGTAATGAAAAACTGTTTAGAAAACGCTGGTTTAAAACCAGAAGACGTTGATCACATTAATACGCATGGTACATCTACACCTTTAGGTGATGTTGCCGAGTTAAAAGCTATTAAAGAAGTTTTTGGTGATCACGCAAAAAATATTAATATCAATTCTACCAAGTCTATGACTGGGCATTTATTAGGTGCTGCAGGTGCTATTGAGTCTATTGCTGCTATATTAGCAATGGAACATGGTATTGTGCCACCAACAATAAATCATACTACTATAGACGAAAATATTGATCCAGATTTAAATTTAACACTTAATGCACCTCAAAAAAGAGAGATTAATGTTGCTATGAGCAATACTTTTGGTTTTGGAGGACACAATGCTTGTGTGTTATTTAAAAAACTAGACTAG
- the dinB gene encoding DNA polymerase IV, translated as MQNDLPIRKIIHVDMDAFYASVAQMDNPELIGKAIAVGGGGSRGVISAASYEARKFGVKSAMSGRLAIKLCPHLIFVKTDFERYKEISNKIRKIFYDYTDLVEPLSLDEAYLDVTQNKKGNPSASMLAEEIRSRIFNEVGLTASAGISINKFVAKIASDYNKPNGQKVVNPEEVLAFLEALDIRKFYGIGKVTAEKMYQKGIYNGKDLKSKSIEFLESNFGKSGKSYYYIVRGIHNSEVKPNRIRKSLAAERTFTENLSSEVFMLEKLKLIADEVAKRLANSKVAGKTITLKIKYSDFTLQTRSKTLPYFIADAAIILDTAKDLLYQEKMNNSVRLLGISLSNLNTLNKPKKIELDKTISVQLSFKF; from the coding sequence ATGCAAAACGATTTACCAATAAGAAAAATTATTCATGTGGATATGGACGCATTTTACGCGTCAGTAGCCCAAATGGATAATCCTGAACTTATAGGAAAAGCTATTGCTGTTGGAGGTGGCGGATCACGTGGTGTTATTAGTGCTGCCAGCTATGAAGCAAGAAAATTTGGAGTCAAAAGCGCCATGTCTGGTAGATTGGCAATAAAATTATGTCCTCATCTAATTTTTGTTAAAACAGATTTTGAACGCTATAAAGAAATCTCTAATAAAATTAGAAAAATTTTTTACGATTATACCGATTTGGTAGAGCCTTTATCCTTGGACGAAGCCTATTTAGATGTTACCCAAAACAAAAAAGGTAATCCTAGCGCATCTATGTTAGCAGAAGAGATTAGATCTAGAATTTTTAATGAAGTTGGCTTAACTGCTTCAGCTGGAATTAGTATTAATAAATTTGTTGCTAAAATCGCTAGTGATTACAACAAACCTAATGGACAAAAAGTTGTAAATCCTGAAGAGGTTTTAGCTTTTTTAGAAGCTTTAGACATTAGAAAATTTTATGGCATTGGTAAGGTTACTGCCGAGAAAATGTACCAAAAGGGAATTTATAACGGTAAGGATTTAAAATCTAAATCAATTGAGTTTTTAGAATCTAACTTTGGCAAGTCAGGAAAATCGTATTACTACATTGTTAGAGGTATACATAACAGCGAAGTAAAACCAAACAGAATTAGAAAAAGTTTAGCTGCTGAGCGTACGTTTACTGAAAACTTATCCTCAGAAGTCTTTATGCTTGAAAAACTAAAGCTTATTGCTGACGAAGTTGCTAAAAGATTAGCTAATAGCAAAGTTGCAGGAAAAACTATTACGTTAAAAATTAAATACAGTGATTTTACGCTACAAACACGCAGTAAAACATTACCTTATTTTATTGCTGATGCTGCTATAATTTTGGATACTGCAAAGGATTTGCTATATCAAGAAAAAATGAATAATTCTGTGCGTTTACTTGGCATCTCATTATCCAATCTAAATACTTTAAATAAACCTAAAAAGATAGAGTTGGATAAAACCATTAGTGTCCAATTGAGTTTTAAATTCTAG